One Camelina sativa cultivar DH55 chromosome 3, Cs, whole genome shotgun sequence genomic window carries:
- the LOC104764782 gene encoding prolycopene isomerase, chloroplastic-like isoform X1 — protein sequence MNLSFQNPIECGHPSSLFFSPLKTSNKLGCSSNLGFHVRFFENRKKKSPMVTVKSVSSSSIAVEGTKKRDATSTRESVYDAIVIGSGIGGLVAATQLAVKEAKVLVLEKYLIPGGSSGYYERDGYTFDVGSSVMFGFSDKGNLNLITQALKAVGRKMEVIPDPTTVHFHLPNDLSVRIHREYDDFVTELTSKFPHEKEGILGFYGDCWKIFNSLNSLELKSLEEPIYLFGQFFQKPLECLTLAYYLPQNAGAIARKYIKDPQLLSFIDAECFIVSTVNALQTPMINASMVLCDRHYGGINYPVGGVGGIAKSLAEGLVDQGSEILYKANVKSIILDDGKAVGVRLADGREFFAKTIISNATRWDTFGKLLKGEKLPKEEENFQKVYVKAPSFLSIHMGVKAEVLPPDTDCHHFVLEDDWKNLEEPYGSIFLSIPTILDPSLAPDGRHILHIFTTSSIEDWEGLPPKEYEAKKEEVAAEIIQRLEKKLFPGLSSSITFKEVGTPRTHRRYLARDKGTYGPMPRGTPKGLLGMPFNTTAIDGLYCVGDSCFPGQGVIAVAFSGVMCAHRVAADIGIEKKSRVLDTGLLGILGWLRTLA from the exons ATGAATTTGAGTTTTCAAAATCCCATAGAGTGTGGTCATCCTAGTTCCTTGTTCTTCTCTCCGTTAAAGACCTCGAATAAGCTGGGTTGTTCTTCCAATTTAGGGTTTCATGTTCGATTTTTTGAGAATCGGAAGAAGAAATCGCCTATGGTTACAGTAAAatccgtttcttcttcttcaattgcgGTTGAAGGGACGAAGAAGAGAGACGCAACAAGTACAAGAGAGAGTGTGTACGACGCCATAGTAATCGGCTCTGGGATTGGAGGATTAGTCGCTGCCACTCAGCTAGCTGTTAAAGAAGCTAAGGTTTTAGTTCTGGAGAAGTATTTGATTCCTGGTGGGAGCTCTGGCTATTACGAAAGAGATGGGTATACATTTGATGTTGGCTCTTCTGTCATGTTTGGTTTCAGCGATAAG GGGAACCTTAACTTGATAACTCAGGCGTTGAAGGCTGTTGGCCGTAAGATGGAGGTTATACCTGATCCTACTACTGTCCATTTCCATCTTCCGAATGATCTTTCTGTTCGGATTCATAGAGAATACGATGATTTCGTCACTGAACTTACCAGCAAGTTTCCCCATGAAAAGGAAGGGATCCTTGGTTTCTATGGCGACTGCTGGAAG ATCTTTAACTCATTGAACTCCCTGGAGTTAAAGTCACTAGAAGAGCCTATCTACCTTTTTGGACAGTTCTTTCAGAAACCGCTTGAATGCTTGACACTCG CTTATTACTTGCCGCAGAATGCTGGGGCTATAGCTCGGAAGTACATAAAGGATCCTCAATTATTATCTTTCATTGATGCAGAG TGTTTCATTGTGAGTACAGTCAATGCTCTACAGACGCCAATGATCAATGCAAGTATG GTTTTATGTGACAGGCACTATGGAGGAATTAACTACCCGGTTGGTGGCGTTGGTGGGATTGCAAAGTCTTTAGCAGAAGGACTTGTTGATCAGGGCAGTGAAATTCTCTACAAGGCTAATGTAAAAAGCATAATACTTGATGATGGAAAAGCT GTCGGTGTTAGGCTAGCAGATGGAAGAGAATTTTTCgccaaaacaataatttcaaatgCTACAAGATGGGATACGTTTG GgaaacttttaaaaggagaaaagcttccaaaagaagaagaaaatttccAGAAAGTCTATGTCAAGGCTCCATCATTTCTTTCAATCCACATGGGTGTTAAAGCAGAGGTTCTCCCTCCAGATACAGATTGCCATCATTTTGTGCTTGAg GACGACTGGAAGAATCTGGAGGAGCCTTATGGTAGTATTTTCCTCAGCATTCCAACCATTCTTGATCCATCTTTGGCTCCAGATGGTCGACATATACTTCACATATTTACAACTTCCTCAATTGAGGATTGGGAG GGACTCCCTCCAAAAGAGTATGAAgcgaaaaaggaagaagtggCAGCTGAAATAATACAGAGGCTAGAGAAAAAACTGTTTCCAGGGCTCAGTTCATCTATTACGTTTAAGGAG GTGGGAACACCAAGAACACACAGACGATATCTTGCTAGGGATAAGGGAACCTATGGGCCAATGCCTAGAGGAACCCCAAAAGGTTTATTAGGCATGCCGTTCAATACAACG GCTATCGATGGTCTATACTGCGTGGGGGATAGTTGCTTTCCTGGTCAGGGAGTCATAGCTGTGGCATTCTCAGGAGTAATGTGTGCTCATCGGGTAGCTGCTGACATTG GGATTGAGAAGAAATCACGGGTACTTGATACTGGCCTTCTTGGTATACTTGGTTGGCTTAGGACACTCGCATAA
- the LOC104764782 gene encoding prolycopene isomerase, chloroplastic-like isoform X2 produces MGIHLMLALLSCLVSAIREQGNLNLITQALKAVGRKMEVIPDPTTVHFHLPNDLSVRIHREYDDFVTELTSKFPHEKEGILGFYGDCWKIFNSLNSLELKSLEEPIYLFGQFFQKPLECLTLAYYLPQNAGAIARKYIKDPQLLSFIDAECFIVSTVNALQTPMINASMVLCDRHYGGINYPVGGVGGIAKSLAEGLVDQGSEILYKANVKSIILDDGKAVGVRLADGREFFAKTIISNATRWDTFGKLLKGEKLPKEEENFQKVYVKAPSFLSIHMGVKAEVLPPDTDCHHFVLEDDWKNLEEPYGSIFLSIPTILDPSLAPDGRHILHIFTTSSIEDWEGLPPKEYEAKKEEVAAEIIQRLEKKLFPGLSSSITFKEVGTPRTHRRYLARDKGTYGPMPRGTPKGLLGMPFNTTAIDGLYCVGDSCFPGQGVIAVAFSGVMCAHRVAADIGIEKKSRVLDTGLLGILGWLRTLA; encoded by the exons ATGGGTATACATTTGATGTTGGCTCTTCTGTCATGTTTGGTTTCAGCGATAAG GGAACAGGGGAACCTTAACTTGATAACTCAGGCGTTGAAGGCTGTTGGCCGTAAGATGGAGGTTATACCTGATCCTACTACTGTCCATTTCCATCTTCCGAATGATCTTTCTGTTCGGATTCATAGAGAATACGATGATTTCGTCACTGAACTTACCAGCAAGTTTCCCCATGAAAAGGAAGGGATCCTTGGTTTCTATGGCGACTGCTGGAAG ATCTTTAACTCATTGAACTCCCTGGAGTTAAAGTCACTAGAAGAGCCTATCTACCTTTTTGGACAGTTCTTTCAGAAACCGCTTGAATGCTTGACACTCG CTTATTACTTGCCGCAGAATGCTGGGGCTATAGCTCGGAAGTACATAAAGGATCCTCAATTATTATCTTTCATTGATGCAGAG TGTTTCATTGTGAGTACAGTCAATGCTCTACAGACGCCAATGATCAATGCAAGTATG GTTTTATGTGACAGGCACTATGGAGGAATTAACTACCCGGTTGGTGGCGTTGGTGGGATTGCAAAGTCTTTAGCAGAAGGACTTGTTGATCAGGGCAGTGAAATTCTCTACAAGGCTAATGTAAAAAGCATAATACTTGATGATGGAAAAGCT GTCGGTGTTAGGCTAGCAGATGGAAGAGAATTTTTCgccaaaacaataatttcaaatgCTACAAGATGGGATACGTTTG GgaaacttttaaaaggagaaaagcttccaaaagaagaagaaaatttccAGAAAGTCTATGTCAAGGCTCCATCATTTCTTTCAATCCACATGGGTGTTAAAGCAGAGGTTCTCCCTCCAGATACAGATTGCCATCATTTTGTGCTTGAg GACGACTGGAAGAATCTGGAGGAGCCTTATGGTAGTATTTTCCTCAGCATTCCAACCATTCTTGATCCATCTTTGGCTCCAGATGGTCGACATATACTTCACATATTTACAACTTCCTCAATTGAGGATTGGGAG GGACTCCCTCCAAAAGAGTATGAAgcgaaaaaggaagaagtggCAGCTGAAATAATACAGAGGCTAGAGAAAAAACTGTTTCCAGGGCTCAGTTCATCTATTACGTTTAAGGAG GTGGGAACACCAAGAACACACAGACGATATCTTGCTAGGGATAAGGGAACCTATGGGCCAATGCCTAGAGGAACCCCAAAAGGTTTATTAGGCATGCCGTTCAATACAACG GCTATCGATGGTCTATACTGCGTGGGGGATAGTTGCTTTCCTGGTCAGGGAGTCATAGCTGTGGCATTCTCAGGAGTAATGTGTGCTCATCGGGTAGCTGCTGACATTG GGATTGAGAAGAAATCACGGGTACTTGATACTGGCCTTCTTGGTATACTTGGTTGGCTTAGGACACTCGCATAA
- the LOC104764852 gene encoding monothiol glutaredoxin-S11, translating to MDKVMRMSSERGVVIFSKSSCCLSYAVQVLFQDLGVNPKIHEIDKDPECREIEKALMRLGCSKPVPAVFIGGKLVGSTNEVMSMHLSSSLVPLVKPYLC from the coding sequence ATGGACAAGGTTATGAGAATGTCGTCCGAAAGAGGGGTAGTTATATTCAGCAAGAGCTCGTGTTGTTTGTCCTACGCGGTTCAAGTTCTTTTCCAAGATCTCGGGGTTAACCCTAAGATTCACGAGATCGATAAGGACCCTGAATGCCGAGAGATCGAGAAGGCACTAATGAGGCTAGGGTGTTCAAAGCCGGTCCCAGCCGTCTTCATTGGTGGCAAGCTCGTTGGTTCGACCAATGAAGTAATGTCCATGCACCTTAGCAGCTCGCTTGTTCCCTTAGTGAAGCCATATCTATGTTAA